TTAGTTTTGTTATTTTTAGCTTCATGTAAAGCTCTAATAATAAGTTTTTTTTCATTTTCTTTGGTAGAAAAATCATTAGGTAAACTGTATTGACCTTCAGTGTTTTTTAATTCTTCAGGTAAAACTTCTTTTTCTATAATTTCAGTTTGAGATAAAAGCGTAGCTCTTTTTATAACATTAGATAACTCTCGTAAGTTTCCAGGCCAATTATATTGTTGAAATAAAGCTAGAACTTCTTGAGAAAACCCAGCAATTGACTTGTTAAGTTGTTTGTTAGCCTTTTCTAAGAAGAAATCAGCGTATAGAATTAAATCATCTTTTCTATCTTTTAAACTAGGAACCTTAATAGAGAACTCATTTAAACGATGGTATAAATCTTCTCTAAAGTTACCTTTTTCAACAGCTAATAATAAATCTTCATTGGTAGCTGTAATCAAACGAATATCTACCATAATTTCTTTACTACTTCCAACAGGTTTAATCTTTCTTTCTTGTAAAGCGCGTAACAATTGTACCTGACTTTCGTAATTTAAGTTTCCAACTTCATCTAAAAAAAGAGTTCCTCCATTTGCAGTTTCAAAGTGTCCAATTTTATCATTTATAGCTCCAGTAAAAGATCCTTTTTGGTGTCCAAAAAATTCACTTGAAGCAATTTCTTTAGGAATAGCTCCACAGTCTACTGCAATAAATGGTTTGTCTTTGCGTAAACTTTGGGTATGAATGGTGTTTGCAACAACCTCTTTACCTGTACCACTTTCACCTGTAATAAGAACAGACATATCAGTTGGAGCTACTAAGTGAATATGCTCGTATAAGCTTTTAGAAGCTGAACTTATACCAGAAACAATATTAGAACTTGAGCTGGAAACTTTATTGTCTTCCTTTTTTGTTTGGGTAACTTCTTCAGGTTTAACCTCAAGAGCATTACTAATTACTTCTAAAACTTCATCAGGATTAAAAGGCTTAGAAATATAATCAAAAGCACCTTGTTTCATTGCTTGTACTGCCGTGGAAACTTCAGCATAACTCGTCATTAAAACAACAGGAATATCACTGTCTGTATTTTTACTCTGTTTCAATAAATCAATACCATTACCATCAGGAAGGCGTAAATCAGTAAAAATTAAATTATAAGAATGCTTTTTTAAGAGAGCAGAAGCATTTTTAATAGTATAGCTAACCTCTACTGAATACTGATGTCGCTCTAAAAAATGCTTTAACATATTAGAAAAAGTAACATCGTCCTCTACCAATAAAATCTTTTTCATAAAAAATGTTTATTCTAAATTGTTTGTATAATATAACTTTTTGTAAAAATAAAAAGAGCGTTTTACATGAAAACGCTCTTTCTTCAATAAAATTGAGGAGGGAAATAAAAAAATTACTTTTTTGAATTGCTAACTTCTTTTTCGTCTAATAAGTTACCTTCTTTATCAGTATAAATAGTTTTGGTTGTGTTATTTACACTAATTTCTAATTTGTACTGCTCTTTTTCGTTAACAAAAGCTTTACTTAAGGTAGCTTTAGGGAAGCTTTCCTTAATAGAGTTTACTAATGTTGCTGGTAACTTGTCTAAAGAGACTTCTTGGAATCCATCTGCTACAACTGTATGAACAGGGTTTATAGGGGAAATAGTGTTGTTAACTGTTGCATAAGTTGATACACCTGCTAAGATTGCTACTGCTAAGATTAATTTTTTCATGACATTAAGTTTATAAGTTATAATTATTTAATATTGTAATACAATAAGGGAAATTTGTATGGGTTATTTTACTTCTTTAGCGTCTAACCAATTTCCTTCCTTGTCAGCAAAAAGAGTTTTGCTTTCGCTTTCTAAACTAATTTCTAATTTGTATTGCTCTTTTTCATTTACAAAAGCCTTACTTAATTTACCTTTAGGAAAGCTCTCTTTTACAGATTTTACAACAGCTGCCGGTAACTTGTCTAAAGAAACCTCTTTAAAACCATTTTCTACAACCGTGTGAACTGGAGTGATTGGAGAAATAGTGTTGTTTGTTGTTGCGTAGGTTGAAGCTCCTGCTAAAATTGCTGCTGCTAAAATTAAATTTTTCATGATATTAAGTTTTTAAGTTATTTACTGTTTGCTTGTTGTATTGAAATAAATATGCCATCAACTTTGAGTTAAATGATAAAAACTGTTAATGCATTGTTTTTTAGTTGTTTATTGTTTTTGTTTGTTTTGATGGGGAATATTTTTATGTGTAAAAAGTGTGTAAATACTTAAGAAGACTGTGTAAAAAATACACGATTCGCCTAGAGAAGGGCAATAAATAATTCTGTTATCTTTGAAGAAAATCATCCCTAATGAAATTATTAAAAAAATCTTTAAAAATTGTTCTATTACTTTTAGTGCTATTAAGTATTGGTGTTTGGTTATTTACAAAAACTTTACACCCAACGTATAAAGGAGAGTTAGCATTAGCTGATATTTCAGATAAAGTTACCGTGTATTATGATAAAGTTGGAGTGCCGCATATAAATGCGCAAAATCAACAAGATGCTTATACTGCTTTAGGGTATGTACATGCACAAGACCGATTGTGGCAAATGGAACTCATCAGAAGAATTGCTGCTGGAAGGTTAGCAGAAGTTTTTGGAAAAGACTTGGTTAGAGTAGATAAGTTTTTCTCTGGATTAGGAATTGAAGAAGCTGCTGAAAAAACAATTGAAGAATTAGATAAAAATTCAGAAGCCTATAAATTAACAGAAGCGTATTTAAACGGAATCAATCAGTTTATTGAAGAAGGAGCAACGCCCTTAGAGTTTTATTTAGTAGGATTGGATAAAGAAAATTATACAATTAAAGATGTGTATAATGTTTTTGGTTATATGGCATTTAGTTTTGCGATTGCTCATAAAACAGATCCGTTACTAACAGAAGTAAAAGAAAAATTAGGAGAACCGTATGTAAATGAATTGCTAAACTCATTCAATGAAAATTTAACCCTGAACAAAACGACCAATACAAAAGAAATCAAAGCAGAATTGTCTTTAGCGGTGAGTGAAATTATGGATCAATTACCTGTAGCTCCTTTTATAGGAAGTAACTCATGGGTAATTGCGCCGTCTAAAACAAAAAACGGTAAGGTGATTTTTGCAAATGATCCGCATATTAATTTTTCTCAACCATCGGTTTGGTATCAGAATCATATTAAAACCCCTGATTTTGAAATCTACGGATTTAATCTGGCTTTGATGCCATTTCCGTTGTTAGGACACAATAAAGAGTATGCTTACGGGTTAACGATGTTGGCAAATGATGATTTGAATTTTTATGAAGAAAAAAATAATCCAGAGAATTCAATGGAGTACAAAACTCCTCAAGGATACCAGAAATATGAGTTGTGGGATAAGCATATAAAGGTTAAGGATGGAAAAGATACTACGTATCAAGTTAAAGTTAGTAAACATGGTCCGATTATGAACGGATTAATAGAACATGTAACAGATGAAAGACCAATTGCAATGAACTGGATTTATACGCAGTTGCCTAATCAATTGTTAGAAGCGTCACACAAAATGTCGCATGCAAACTCGTTAGAAGATTTTAAAACAGGAACCGCTAAAATTCATGCACCAGGATTAAATGTAATGTATGGAGATGCGAAAGGGAATGTAGGTTGGTTTGCATCGGCTAAATTATATGAATTAAGAGGTAGTTTGTCTTCTAAAATGTACTTAAATGGAGCTTCTGGTAAGGATGAAATTATAGAGTATTTAGATTTTGAAGAAAATCCGCAAGCGGAAAATCCTAGTTGGAATTATGTGTATTCTGCCAATAATCAACCTGATTCGGTAAGAGGAAAATTATATCCTGGATACTATCAGCCTGAAGATAGAGCGAAGAGAATTGTTCAGTTATTAGAACCTAAAAATGATTTTACGAAAGAGGATGTGGCTGAAATGATTTACGATGTTACTTCACTTGTTGTTCCAGAAATAGGAAGAGAGTTGTTAGCAAGTGTAGATAAGTCGTCACTATCTCCTTCGGCTAAAAAAGCATATTCGGTGTTAGAAAAGTGGAATGGAGAATATTTAAAAACTAATGTAGCTCCGACTATTTATAATCGATTTTTGTATGAATTCTTAACTGCTACTTATAAAGATGAGTTAGGAGATAGCTTTCAGTTGTTTATTGATACGCAATTACAAGATCAAGTATTAGCACAACAAGCTAAAAGAGAGCAATCGGTTTGGTGGGATGATATTTCAACAACAAATAAAGTTGAAACTAGAAATGAAATAATTACCACAGCTTTTCAAAAATCCATCACATTTTTACAAAATCAATTAGGAGAGAATGTAGAAAATTGGACGTGGAATCGCGTAATTTCTGTGGAGTATGAACACGCTATTGGTAAAGCAGGTGGTTTGTTACGTAAGTTCTTTAATGTAGGTCCGTTTGAAACCATTGGAGGAAATGAAGTGATAAACAATCAGATTTTTAAATTGGATAGTACAGGGGTGTATAAAATTCACGGAGGACCTTCAACACGTAGGGTTATAGACTTTTCTGATGTAGAAAATAGCATTGCGATTTTGCCCACAGGGCAATCAGGAAATGTGTTT
The nucleotide sequence above comes from Tenacibaculum singaporense. Encoded proteins:
- a CDS encoding penicillin acylase family protein, translating into MKLLKKSLKIVLLLLVLLSIGVWLFTKTLHPTYKGELALADISDKVTVYYDKVGVPHINAQNQQDAYTALGYVHAQDRLWQMELIRRIAAGRLAEVFGKDLVRVDKFFSGLGIEEAAEKTIEELDKNSEAYKLTEAYLNGINQFIEEGATPLEFYLVGLDKENYTIKDVYNVFGYMAFSFAIAHKTDPLLTEVKEKLGEPYVNELLNSFNENLTLNKTTNTKEIKAELSLAVSEIMDQLPVAPFIGSNSWVIAPSKTKNGKVIFANDPHINFSQPSVWYQNHIKTPDFEIYGFNLALMPFPLLGHNKEYAYGLTMLANDDLNFYEEKNNPENSMEYKTPQGYQKYELWDKHIKVKDGKDTTYQVKVSKHGPIMNGLIEHVTDERPIAMNWIYTQLPNQLLEASHKMSHANSLEDFKTGTAKIHAPGLNVMYGDAKGNVGWFASAKLYELRGSLSSKMYLNGASGKDEIIEYLDFEENPQAENPSWNYVYSANNQPDSVRGKLYPGYYQPEDRAKRIVQLLEPKNDFTKEDVAEMIYDVTSLVVPEIGRELLASVDKSSLSPSAKKAYSVLEKWNGEYLKTNVAPTIYNRFLYEFLTATYKDELGDSFQLFIDTQLQDQVLAQQAKREQSVWWDDISTTNKVETRNEIITTAFQKSITFLQNQLGENVENWTWNRVISVEYEHAIGKAGGLLRKFFNVGPFETIGGNEVINNQIFKLDSTGVYKIHGGPSTRRVIDFSDVENSIAILPTGQSGNVFSPYYKDQAQKYVDGEFVKMILNEAVIKKSKNKLVFLPKQ
- a CDS encoding sigma-54-dependent transcriptional regulator, producing the protein MKKILLVEDDVTFSNMLKHFLERHQYSVEVSYTIKNASALLKKHSYNLIFTDLRLPDGNGIDLLKQSKNTDSDIPVVLMTSYAEVSTAVQAMKQGAFDYISKPFNPDEVLEVISNALEVKPEEVTQTKKEDNKVSSSSSNIVSGISSASKSLYEHIHLVAPTDMSVLITGESGTGKEVVANTIHTQSLRKDKPFIAVDCGAIPKEIASSEFFGHQKGSFTGAINDKIGHFETANGGTLFLDEVGNLNYESQVQLLRALQERKIKPVGSSKEIMVDIRLITATNEDLLLAVEKGNFREDLYHRLNEFSIKVPSLKDRKDDLILYADFFLEKANKQLNKSIAGFSQEVLALFQQYNWPGNLRELSNVIKRATLLSQTEIIEKEVLPEELKNTEGQYSLPNDFSTKENEKKLIIRALHEAKNNKTKAAKLLNITRKTLYNKLKEHKIS